From the genome of Candidatus Methylomirabilis tolerans:
TAGGGATTGGCCAGGGCCTTGACGATGCGGGCGGTCATCCCGGCCCGATCCTGCTTGAAGCGTGAGTGGACGGCGCAGACCACGATGTCAAGCTGGGCCAGCACCCGGTCAGAGAGGTCCAGGTTCCCGTCGGCCAGGATGTCGCACTCGCTCCCGGCAAGGATTCGGATTGTCGTGTACTTCTTACTGAGGGCGCGGATCCGGCTGATCTGTTCGAGCAGCTTCTCCTCTGAGAGGCCGCCCGCGACGGTGGCCGCTCGGGAGTGGTCCGAGACGACGATGTATTCGTACCCCCTGCGCTGGGCCGCCTCGATGAGCGCTTCAAGAGGGTGATGGCCGTCGGTCCAGTTGGTGTGGGCGTGCAGGTCGCCGCGCAGGTCGGCAAGCGTCAACAGTTCCGGCAGGCGCCCTTCGAGGGCCGCCTCGACCTCGCCGGCATCTTCCCGAAGCTCGGGTGGGATGTATGGCAGGCCGATTGCTTTGTAGACCTCCTCTTCGGTGGCGCCGGCGATTCGCGTGCCGGTGGCCTCTTTGAAGACGCCGTACTCGCTGACCTTCAGCCCCTTACGGACGGCAAGCTCTCGCACGCGGATGTTGTGGGCCTTGGAGCCGGTGAAGTACTGCAGCGCGGCGCCGAAGCAGTCCGGTTCGACCACGCGGAGGTCTACCTGGATCCCCTCGCGGTGGCGGATGGTCGCCTTGGTCTCGCCCTGGAGCAGCACCTCCGCCACCTGTGGGAGCGTCGTGAAGACCGCCATGACCGTGGACGGCTTGGTGGACGTGACCAGAAGGTCGATGTCCTTGACGGTCTCGCGCATCCGCCGAAGGCTGCCGGCCAGGCTGATCTGCTTGACGTCTGGGAGCGTCCCCAGGATCTGGACCAGCTCGCGGGCCAGCGGCAGGGCGCGCCCAAGCGGCATCCGCTCCCGCCCTGCCTTGACGACCTGGATTCCCTTGAGGATATTGTCGACCGTCTTCTGCTTGACCCCGGGCAGGCCGAGCAGTTTCCCTTGAAGGGCGAGCGCCTCCAGCCTCTCGACCGAATCGACCTGGAGCTGTTGGAAGAGGAGCTTGGCGGTCTTGGGTCCGACGCCTGGAATGGCCATCAGTTCGACTACGCCGCGGGGGATCTCCGCGCGCAGCTCCTCCAGATATGCCATGCGCCCGGTCTCGATCGCCTGTTGGATCTTGGCCGCGAGGTCTTTGCCGATCCCGGCGATCTCGGCGAGGCCGCCGCGGGCTGCCACCGCCTCGATCTCCTCGGTCAAGGATTCCAGATTCATGGCCGCCCGGCGGTAGGCGCGGATCTTGAAGGCGTTGTCGTCCTTGATCTCCAGCAGATCGGCGATCTCGTGAAACAGCTTGGCGATGTCGAGGTTGCTCATGGTATTGCCGAATCATGCAGAGCGCGAAATGGAAAGCCTGTCCCGGACACCGATCCGGGGTGCGTGGCGTGGAGGGTCGTACGCGGGAATCCGATTACGAAGGGACGACCTCAAGCGATCGTTCCGGCTGCAGCAGCGGCCTTGCCCATCGCTCAATCACGCTGCTGCGGGCGGACGCCGGATGCTCCAGGTCCAGATGGCGCTGGATCTCGCGTACGAGTCTGGCGTGAAGGTGGTGGCCGGCGCCATGCGCGATGATCGTCCCGACGACAGGTCGACCAAGCAGATAGAGGTCTCCCAGCAGGTCGAGGACCTTATGGCGAACCAACTCGTCCCTGAAGCGGAGATCGCCGTTGAGTACTCCTCCCTCGCCGATCACGATCGCATTATCAAGCGACCCGCCCAGACCCAGGTTGCGACGGTGAAGCTCTTCGATATCTTTGAGGAAGCCGTAGGTTCGGCACGACGCAATCTCTTTGGCAAACTTCTCTCTGGTGATGTCGAAGGCGACCGACTGTTCTCCGAGGACCGGATGGTCGAAGCGCATTGTATAGATGACCTGAAGGCGCTCCGAAGGAACGATTTGAATGCTCGATCGCTCGGTCTCGACAACCAACCGTTCCTTGATCTTGAGGTAGGTTCTGGCGACCAACTGTCGTTTGAGGCCGGCTTTCCTGATCAGTTCGACAAACGGCGCGGCGCTGCCATCCATGGCCGGAACCTCCTCGCCGTCGAGTTCCACCAGGACATTATCCAGTCCCGTCCCCGCCAATGCCGCCAT
Proteins encoded in this window:
- the polX gene encoding DNA polymerase/3'-5' exonuclease PolX, which produces MSNLDIAKLFHEIADLLEIKDDNAFKIRAYRRAAMNLESLTEEIEAVAARGGLAEIAGIGKDLAAKIQQAIETGRMAYLEELRAEIPRGVVELMAIPGVGPKTAKLLFQQLQVDSVERLEALALQGKLLGLPGVKQKTVDNILKGIQVVKAGRERMPLGRALPLARELVQILGTLPDVKQISLAGSLRRMRETVKDIDLLVTSTKPSTVMAVFTTLPQVAEVLLQGETKATIRHREGIQVDLRVVEPDCFGAALQYFTGSKAHNIRVRELAVRKGLKVSEYGVFKEATGTRIAGATEEEVYKAIGLPYIPPELREDAGEVEAALEGRLPELLTLADLRGDLHAHTNWTDGHHPLEALIEAAQRRGYEYIVVSDHSRAATVAGGLSEEKLLEQISRIRALSKKYTTIRILAGSECDILADGNLDLSDRVLAQLDIVVCAVHSRFKQDRAGMTARIVKALANPYVHIFAHPTGRLIGERDPYDVDMEAVFAAAKQYGKALEINAQPSRLDLNDHHARRAKELGIKLAISTDTHVLDQLDNMSLGVATARRGWIEKSDVINTMPLDRLLTWTHKSRPRAV
- the lpxC gene encoding UDP-3-O-acyl-N-acetylglucosamine deacetylase, which translates into the protein MSHQRTLQTAVACKGIGLHTGQSVKMTLRPAPSNSGVVFKRIDLSRTATIEAIPAHIVDVHHATTIGKDGVKVRTVEHLMAALAGTGLDNVLVELDGEEVPAMDGSAAPFVELIRKAGLKRQLVARTYLKIKERLVVETERSSIQIVPSERLQVIYTMRFDHPVLGEQSVAFDITREKFAKEIASCRTYGFLKDIEELHRRNLGLGGSLDNAIVIGEGGVLNGDLRFRDELVRHKVLDLLGDLYLLGRPVVGTIIAHGAGHHLHARLVREIQRHLDLEHPASARSSVIERWARPLLQPERSLEVVPS